Proteins co-encoded in one Armatimonadota bacterium genomic window:
- a CDS encoding DUF47 family protein, translating into MSRVVEFLFGQGREAEVRALMRRHLDKVGECVARAGEVLDDYLAGRLDEAKAGAIEVDHLETEADHLRRAVIDLLYRGAFLPVARPDIHDFAERVDMIADAAEVTCDFLLGQRPEIPAEYAESLREIVRLTRETFAALHEAVTLYLTGGDQGAIRERLKQVGITESTIDDHEWKLTRQIFTSTLPLAARMHVKAFLEALTEISDDVEDAGDRLEILLIGLKL; encoded by the coding sequence GTGAGCAGGGTCGTCGAGTTCCTCTTCGGGCAGGGCCGCGAAGCCGAGGTCCGGGCGTTGATGCGCCGGCACCTCGACAAGGTCGGCGAGTGCGTGGCGCGGGCAGGCGAAGTGCTCGACGACTACCTGGCCGGACGCCTCGACGAAGCCAAGGCCGGCGCCATCGAGGTCGACCACCTGGAGACCGAAGCCGACCACCTGCGGCGGGCGGTGATCGACCTGCTCTACCGTGGGGCGTTCCTGCCCGTGGCCCGGCCCGACATCCACGACTTCGCCGAACGGGTGGACATGATCGCCGACGCGGCCGAGGTCACCTGCGACTTCCTGCTCGGCCAGCGCCCCGAGATCCCCGCCGAGTACGCCGAGAGCCTGCGCGAGATCGTCCGCCTCACCCGCGAGACGTTTGCGGCGCTGCACGAGGCGGTCACGCTGTACCTGACCGGCGGTGACCAGGGTGCCATCCGCGAGCGGCTCAAGCAGGTGGGGATCACCGAGTCCACCATCGACGACCACGAGTGGAAGCTCACGCGCCAGATCTTCACCTCGACCCTGCCGCTGGCCGCGCGCATGCACGTCAAGGCGTTCCTGGAGGCGCTCACCGAGATCTCCGACGACGTGGAAGACGCCGGCGACCGGCTGGAGATCCTGCTGATCGGCCTCAAGCTGTAG
- a CDS encoding MFS transporter: MPVVPSRAATRSASPRWTRDGWLLTVCASRAATQLVFLIYPAAVTVLRPAWQMSAAAAGSISTGFQLGFAVSLFGCSWLADRIGARRVYLASLVAAAVAATAFALFARSYRSGLVLYTLVALTLGGTYTTLIMLIADRYEPARRGGAMGWLIAASSLGSAVSLASAGVTLPRGGYPLAFAVASGGVVTGAVLGWLAMRGVPNVVHRRGTHLRFRQDVGRNPAAVRLIAGYVFHSWELLAMWAWTPAFLAASLAATGASAGRALAGASYVAAGFHLIGLLASATMGRLSDRLGRRTVLVWLAGASAACSLVIGWLVAAPPAVVVGVGALYAFTALGDSPVLSVALTEAVPPAFLGTTLALRSLLGFGAGAVAPLVFGVVLDATNPPGIPVVWGWAYTALGAGGVLATACALSLKREHA, from the coding sequence GTGCCGGTCGTTCCATCCCGCGCGGCGACGCGGTCGGCCAGCCCACGCTGGACACGCGACGGCTGGCTGCTGACGGTCTGTGCCTCCCGCGCCGCCACCCAGCTCGTCTTCCTCATCTACCCGGCGGCGGTGACCGTGCTGCGGCCGGCCTGGCAGATGTCGGCCGCGGCGGCCGGCTCGATCTCCACCGGCTTCCAGCTGGGGTTCGCTGTCTCGCTGTTTGGCTGCTCGTGGCTGGCCGATCGGATCGGCGCGCGACGCGTCTACCTCGCATCGCTGGTCGCCGCAGCCGTGGCCGCCACGGCGTTCGCCCTGTTCGCGCGCTCGTACCGCTCGGGCTTGGTCCTCTACACGCTGGTGGCGCTGACCCTGGGCGGCACCTACACGACCCTGATCATGCTCATCGCCGACCGCTACGAGCCCGCGCGCCGGGGCGGCGCCATGGGCTGGCTCATCGCTGCGTCGTCGCTGGGTTCGGCGGTCTCGCTGGCCTCCGCCGGGGTGACGCTGCCGCGGGGTGGCTACCCGCTGGCCTTCGCCGTGGCGTCCGGCGGCGTGGTCACGGGCGCGGTGCTCGGCTGGCTCGCCATGCGCGGCGTCCCCAACGTGGTGCACCGACGCGGCACGCACCTGCGCTTCCGCCAGGACGTCGGGCGCAACCCGGCCGCGGTGCGGCTGATTGCGGGCTACGTCTTCCACAGCTGGGAGCTGCTGGCGATGTGGGCCTGGACGCCGGCGTTCCTCGCGGCGAGCCTAGCAGCCACCGGCGCGTCGGCCGGCCGCGCGCTGGCGGGCGCGTCGTACGTCGCGGCCGGCTTTCATCTCATCGGCCTGCTGGCGTCTGCCACCATGGGCCGGCTGTCCGACCGCCTGGGCCGCCGCACCGTCCTGGTGTGGCTGGCCGGGGCCAGCGCGGCGTGCTCGCTGGTCATCGGCTGGCTGGTCGCCGCGCCGCCGGCGGTCGTGGTGGGCGTCGGCGCCCTCTACGCCTTCACCGCCCTGGGCGACTCCCCGGTGCTCTCGGTGGCGCTGACCGAAGCGGTCCCACCGGCGTTCCTGGGCACGACGCTGGCGCTGCGCTCGCTGCTGGGGTTTGGGGCTGGCGCCGTGGCGCCGCTGGTGTTCGGTGTGGTGCTGGACGCGACCAATCCGCCGGGCATCCCGGTGGTCTGGGGCTGGGCGTACACGGCGCTGGGCGCCGGGGGCGTGCTGGCGACGGCGTGCGCGCTCTCCCTGAAGCGCGAGCACGCATGA
- a CDS encoding xanthine dehydrogenase family protein molybdopterin-binding subunit, which yields MATRWFGARIPRNEDPRLLTGHGTYIDDLQLPGLLHAAFYRSPHAHARVVRLDVSRARAHPGVVAVFTAADLPPGIRGPLPKLIPHPALVHHKTQVALAGDVVRHVGEPVAMVVATSRYVAEDAADLIAVEFDPLPAVVDLEAAVRPGSPRVHDDVPDNVAAHYTQRVGDVEAAFARAAHVFRERFVIDRGASSPIETRGVVAQWEARTRQLVVWDTTQAPIRIRNFLAQLFGLSLNDVRVVAPDIGGGFGPKIMMCYPEEILVPHAAMVLGRPVKWIEDRREHFVATNHERVQIYDAAIAVDRDGRIEGVRVEFLHDTGAYIAYGLIVPIVASTTLPGPYRIPNYHAEFKAVFTNKTQVSPYRGAGRPHGVFVMERLLDRVARELGLDRAEVRRRNLVQPDDFPYDVGLIYQDNAPLIYDSGNYPAVLETALEAIGYRDWPTAKARAAREGRRVGLGLAMYVEGTGIGPYEGCRITVEPSGKVFAATSVGTQGQGHYTAFAQIIADALGVDVRDVTVTTGDTAAFQWGTGTFASRAAVVAGNAVALAAQAVREKTLTVAATLLEARREDLELSGGKVFVRGAPGRAVTLGEVAAAANPLRGVIPREWEGPGLEATRYFAPPRGTFAAGCHAAVLEVDPDTGLVRILRYVVVHDCGPVINPLILEGQIRGGVAQGIGGAFYERLVYDDTGQLLTQTFMDYLLPTIAEVAPIEIRHLETPSPLNPLGLKGAGEAGVIPVPAVFASALDDALGTWITEMPLSPARVRELAAQAALPAGGRR from the coding sequence ATGGCGACCCGCTGGTTCGGCGCGCGGATCCCGCGCAACGAGGACCCGCGCCTGCTGACAGGACACGGCACGTACATCGACGACCTCCAGCTCCCGGGCCTGCTGCACGCGGCCTTCTACCGGAGCCCCCACGCCCACGCGCGCGTGGTGCGTCTGGACGTCAGCCGGGCGCGGGCGCATCCGGGCGTGGTGGCGGTCTTCACCGCCGCGGACCTCCCGCCGGGGATCCGCGGGCCGCTGCCCAAACTCATCCCCCACCCGGCCCTGGTCCACCACAAGACCCAGGTGGCGCTGGCCGGCGACGTGGTCCGTCACGTCGGCGAGCCCGTGGCGATGGTGGTGGCGACCAGCCGGTACGTGGCCGAGGACGCCGCGGACCTGATCGCAGTGGAGTTCGACCCGCTGCCCGCCGTGGTGGACCTGGAGGCGGCGGTCCGACCGGGCAGCCCGCGCGTGCACGACGACGTGCCCGACAACGTCGCCGCCCACTACACCCAGCGCGTGGGCGACGTGGAGGCGGCGTTCGCGCGGGCCGCCCATGTGTTCCGCGAGCGGTTCGTGATCGACCGGGGTGCCTCGTCGCCCATCGAGACCCGCGGGGTCGTGGCCCAGTGGGAGGCCAGGACCCGGCAACTCGTGGTGTGGGACACGACGCAGGCGCCCATCCGAATCCGGAACTTCCTCGCCCAGCTCTTCGGGCTGTCGCTGAACGACGTGCGGGTGGTGGCCCCCGACATCGGCGGCGGATTCGGTCCCAAGATCATGATGTGCTACCCGGAGGAGATCCTGGTCCCCCACGCCGCCATGGTCCTGGGGCGCCCCGTGAAGTGGATCGAGGACCGGCGCGAGCACTTCGTGGCCACCAACCACGAGCGCGTGCAAATCTACGACGCGGCCATCGCCGTCGACCGGGACGGGCGCATCGAGGGCGTGCGGGTCGAGTTCCTGCACGACACCGGCGCCTACATCGCCTACGGCCTGATCGTGCCCATCGTGGCCAGCACCACGCTGCCAGGGCCGTACCGCATCCCCAACTACCATGCGGAGTTCAAGGCGGTGTTCACCAACAAGACCCAGGTGAGCCCCTACCGGGGGGCCGGCCGCCCGCACGGCGTCTTCGTCATGGAACGGCTGCTGGACCGCGTGGCGCGAGAGCTGGGGCTGGACCGCGCCGAGGTGCGGCGGCGCAACCTGGTGCAGCCCGACGACTTCCCCTACGACGTCGGGCTGATCTACCAGGACAACGCGCCCCTGATCTACGACAGTGGCAACTACCCTGCGGTGCTCGAGACCGCGCTGGAGGCCATCGGCTACCGCGACTGGCCGACGGCGAAGGCCCGGGCCGCGCGCGAGGGCCGCCGGGTGGGGCTGGGGCTGGCGATGTACGTGGAAGGGACAGGGATCGGCCCGTACGAGGGCTGCCGCATCACGGTGGAGCCCTCGGGCAAGGTGTTCGCGGCCACCAGCGTGGGCACCCAGGGCCAGGGCCACTACACGGCCTTCGCGCAGATCATCGCCGACGCCCTGGGCGTGGACGTGCGGGACGTCACCGTCACCACCGGCGACACCGCCGCCTTCCAGTGGGGCACGGGCACCTTCGCCAGCCGCGCCGCCGTGGTGGCCGGCAACGCCGTGGCGCTGGCCGCGCAGGCCGTCCGCGAGAAGACGTTGACCGTGGCCGCCACCCTGCTGGAAGCCCGTCGGGAGGACCTGGAGCTCTCGGGGGGCAAAGTCTTCGTACGGGGCGCGCCGGGACGCGCCGTGACGCTGGGCGAGGTGGCCGCTGCGGCCAACCCGCTGCGCGGCGTCATCCCCCGCGAGTGGGAAGGGCCCGGGCTGGAGGCCACGCGCTACTTCGCGCCCCCGCGCGGGACGTTCGCGGCGGGGTGTCACGCGGCGGTGCTGGAGGTCGATCCCGACACCGGCCTGGTGCGCATCCTGCGCTACGTCGTGGTGCACGACTGCGGTCCGGTCATCAACCCGTTGATCCTCGAGGGGCAGATCCGGGGCGGCGTCGCGCAGGGCATTGGTGGCGCGTTCTACGAGCGCCTGGTGTACGACGACACGGGGCAGCTGCTGACCCAGACGTTCATGGACTACCTGCTGCCCACGATCGCGGAGGTGGCCCCCATCGAGATCCGACACCTCGAGACGCCCTCGCCCCTGAACCCGCTGGGGCTCAAGGGCGCCGGCGAAGCCGGCGTGATCCCCGTGCCGGCGGTGTTCGCGTCGGCGCTGGACGACGCCCTGGGAACCTGGATCACCGAGATGCCGCTGTCGCCCGCGCGCGTGCGTGAGCTCGCCGCGCAGGCGGCGCTGCCCGCAGGAGGCCGGCGGTGA
- the accA gene encoding acetyl-CoA carboxylase carboxyl transferase subunit alpha, which translates to MRRLPIFGAMAPSSGPTDQPPAGSGEHPAPPWRALRRPRRPAAPPQEARVRCPACGTETPRAVLRAALWICPTCGWHLAMPARDRIEAIADAGSFREFDRRLVSVDPLRFADQRAYRARLIEARRRTGLREAVVVGQARVGGVPVVLAVFDFEFMGGTMGSVVGEKIADAFEVATRRRLPVITVTATGGARMQEGMLSLMQMAKTAAARARHHAAGLAYVSVLAHPTFGGVAASFASLGDVLIAEPGAQIGFVGPRVIEATVGEQLPPDSHRAERLYAGGMVDLLLDRRRLRETLQYLVRHLRHAPPPRLVAERLPQLPADRPAAPSAWDVVQIARHPERPRASDYLRHLVGSFVELHGDRQYGDDPSIIGGLGELDGLPVVAIGIERGRDAGDGKGWHQGMALPEGYREAMRLMQLAAKFRLPVVTLVDTPGAWPGYDAERRGIAQALAQSLMTMALLPTPVVAVVIGEGGSGGALALAVGDRLLMQEHAFFSVISPEAAAAILYRDARRAPEVAAALKLTALDLLRLGVIDGIVPEPPGGAHRDPAAAAATLRRYVVAALAPLLRLAPARLVEQRYRKYRRIGEVGGPWRDVIREVQELFESVEQRWQRRGQVTAGGTIGSQAPS; encoded by the coding sequence ATGCGCAGATTGCCGATCTTCGGCGCGATGGCGCCATCTAGCGGGCCGACCGACCAGCCGCCCGCAGGCAGCGGGGAGCACCCCGCGCCCCCCTGGCGCGCCCTGCGGCGCCCCCGGCGGCCGGCGGCGCCGCCGCAGGAGGCGCGCGTGCGCTGTCCGGCGTGCGGCACCGAGACCCCCCGCGCGGTGCTGCGGGCCGCCTTGTGGATCTGTCCGACATGCGGCTGGCACCTGGCGATGCCCGCCCGCGACCGCATCGAGGCCATCGCCGACGCCGGGTCGTTCCGGGAGTTCGACCGTCGGCTGGTCTCGGTGGATCCGTTGCGGTTCGCCGACCAGCGGGCCTACCGCGCCCGCCTCATCGAGGCCCGCCGCCGCACCGGGCTGCGCGAAGCCGTGGTGGTGGGCCAGGCGCGCGTGGGCGGGGTGCCCGTGGTGCTCGCCGTCTTCGACTTCGAGTTCATGGGCGGCACCATGGGCTCGGTGGTCGGTGAGAAGATCGCCGACGCCTTCGAGGTGGCCACCCGCCGCCGGCTGCCCGTGATCACCGTCACCGCGACCGGCGGGGCCCGCATGCAGGAGGGCATGCTCTCGCTGATGCAGATGGCCAAGACGGCCGCGGCACGGGCGCGGCACCACGCTGCCGGGCTCGCCTACGTTTCGGTGCTCGCGCATCCCACCTTCGGCGGGGTCGCGGCGTCGTTCGCGTCGCTGGGCGACGTGCTGATCGCCGAGCCGGGCGCGCAGATCGGTTTCGTGGGGCCGCGCGTGATCGAGGCCACCGTGGGCGAGCAGCTGCCGCCCGACTCGCACCGCGCCGAGCGGCTGTACGCGGGCGGCATGGTCGACCTGCTGCTCGACCGCCGGCGCCTGCGCGAGACGCTGCAGTACCTGGTGCGCCACCTGCGGCACGCGCCGCCACCCCGCCTGGTGGCCGAGCGGCTCCCCCAACTACCCGCCGACCGCCCCGCCGCGCCGTCGGCGTGGGACGTCGTGCAGATCGCGCGGCACCCTGAGCGCCCACGGGCGTCCGACTACCTGCGCCACCTGGTCGGGTCGTTCGTCGAGCTGCACGGCGACCGGCAGTACGGCGACGACCCGTCGATCATCGGCGGCCTTGGCGAGCTCGACGGGCTGCCGGTGGTCGCCATCGGCATCGAGCGGGGGCGCGACGCCGGCGACGGGAAGGGCTGGCATCAGGGCATGGCCCTGCCCGAGGGGTACCGCGAAGCCATGCGCCTGATGCAGCTGGCCGCGAAGTTCCGCCTGCCGGTGGTGACGCTGGTGGACACGCCGGGTGCCTGGCCCGGGTACGATGCGGAGCGACGGGGCATCGCGCAGGCGCTGGCGCAGAGCCTGATGACCATGGCGCTGCTGCCCACACCCGTGGTCGCGGTGGTCATCGGCGAGGGCGGCAGCGGCGGCGCGCTGGCGCTGGCGGTGGGCGACCGGCTGTTGATGCAGGAGCACGCCTTCTTCTCGGTGATCTCGCCGGAGGCTGCGGCGGCGATCCTCTACCGTGATGCACGCCGGGCGCCCGAGGTGGCTGCCGCCCTGAAGCTGACGGCGTTGGACCTGCTGCGCCTGGGTGTGATCGACGGCATCGTGCCCGAACCGCCCGGCGGGGCCCACCGCGACCCGGCCGCCGCCGCCGCCACCCTGCGTCGCTACGTGGTGGCGGCGCTGGCGCCGCTGTTGCGCCTTGCGCCCGCGCGCCTGGTGGAGCAGCGCTACCGCAAGTACCGCCGCATCGGCGAGGTGGGCGGCCCCTGGCGCGACGTGATCCGCGAGGTGCAGGAGCTGTTCGAGTCGGTCGAGCAGCGCTGGCAGCGGCGCGGCCAGGTCACCGCCGGCGGCACCATCGGCAGCCAGGCCCCGTCCTGA
- a CDS encoding DUF2877 domain-containing protein, which translates to MQGEAAADVPFALPVAVVHRSQALWTTTRAAPRLRLPAVRVATPLAALAHTRGTARVLATFQRSAYLELVDIEHELAAIENAAPVEALEAGAGANRASPGSPTRGAGARVTLQEAGLPDTRSAAPGADGAHEDRSGRTRAHAGDVPRLVALTSPHLEPGPFDAAVAGFEHLRAALYATAGPVRLDRGVLTVGDVEVNLRAGARWDPEVPRPWGDGDAPHTSAARRAVEQVLREAAPPESLAGLLWRGGLPADHTLAHRGHPERLGGLPSTGADLPDRLAPFARALEILASLFYQPARAGLPAARGSGEALLDRTLPNVRQPDDACAQAAALVAGLGPGLTPSGDDLLCGVMLATWVWPTLAGAEHAAEVRARIATAARPRTTRVGAAYLLAAQRGWAPRPWHRLARALDNAPAARAAALQVVAIGETSGADGLTGFCWAWRVVSGPQES; encoded by the coding sequence ATGCAGGGTGAGGCGGCGGCCGATGTGCCGTTCGCCCTGCCCGTAGCGGTCGTGCATCGCAGCCAAGCCCTCTGGACGACGACGCGCGCGGCGCCGCGCCTGCGGCTACCGGCAGTCCGGGTGGCCACCCCGCTGGCGGCGCTCGCGCACACCCGGGGCACCGCGCGGGTGCTGGCGACCTTCCAGCGGAGCGCCTACCTCGAGCTGGTCGACATCGAGCACGAGCTCGCGGCCATCGAGAACGCTGCTCCCGTAGAGGCTCTCGAGGCGGGGGCTGGCGCCAACCGGGCTTCCCCTGGGAGCCCTACCCGGGGCGCCGGTGCTCGGGTCACCCTCCAGGAAGCCGGATTGCCTGATACACGCAGCGCCGCACCCGGGGCCGATGGAGCCCACGAGGACCGTTCGGGGCGGACGCGCGCGCACGCCGGGGACGTCCCGCGCCTGGTCGCGCTCACCTCGCCGCACCTGGAACCAGGCCCGTTCGACGCCGCAGTCGCCGGCTTCGAGCACCTGCGCGCTGCGCTGTACGCCACTGCAGGACCGGTGCGGCTGGACCGGGGTGTGCTGACGGTCGGTGACGTCGAGGTGAACCTCCGCGCGGGCGCGCGCTGGGACCCCGAGGTGCCCCGGCCCTGGGGCGACGGGGATGCCCCTCATACGTCTGCCGCACGCCGGGCGGTCGAGCAGGTGCTGCGCGAGGCTGCGCCTCCCGAGAGCCTGGCCGGGCTGCTGTGGAGAGGCGGGCTCCCCGCGGACCACACGCTCGCGCATCGTGGGCATCCCGAGCGTCTGGGGGGGCTGCCCTCGACAGGCGCAGACCTCCCCGACCGTCTCGCGCCCTTCGCCCGGGCCCTGGAGATCCTTGCGTCGCTCTTCTACCAGCCCGCGCGCGCGGGACTTCCTGCCGCGCGCGGATCGGGTGAGGCGCTGCTCGACCGCACCCTGCCCAATGTGCGGCAGCCTGACGATGCGTGCGCGCAGGCCGCCGCGCTCGTTGCCGGGCTGGGGCCCGGGCTGACGCCCTCGGGTGACGACCTGCTGTGTGGCGTCATGCTGGCCACGTGGGTCTGGCCCACGCTCGCGGGCGCAGAGCATGCGGCCGAGGTGCGCGCGCGGATCGCAACGGCGGCCCGCCCGCGCACGACGCGGGTGGGCGCCGCGTACCTGCTGGCGGCACAGCGCGGGTGGGCGCCCAGGCCCTGGCACCGGCTGGCCCGGGCGCTGGACAACGCCCCGGCCGCGCGCGCAGCCGCCCTGCAGGTGGTGGCCATCGGCGAGACCTCGGGCGCTGACGGGCTCACCGGCTTCTGCTGGGCCTGGCGGGTGGTGTCGGGCCCGCAGGAGTCGTGA
- a CDS encoding (2Fe-2S)-binding protein has protein sequence MRINGAEVVRTVEVRRTLADFIREDAGLTGTHLGCEHGVCGACTVLLDGEPVRSCLLFAVQADGHEITTVEALGTPEHLSPLQQAFRDYHALQCGFCTPGFLMSAHALLRDNPQASDEEILEVLAGHLCRCTGYTSIFDAVRAAAGRPPGPPPAEPWPTPTGAGASSAAPDAAGGTAPTTPEPHAG, from the coding sequence ATGCGCATCAACGGCGCGGAGGTCGTGCGCACCGTAGAGGTGCGCCGGACCCTGGCCGACTTCATCCGCGAGGACGCAGGGCTCACGGGCACCCACCTGGGGTGCGAGCACGGAGTCTGCGGCGCGTGCACGGTGCTGCTGGACGGCGAGCCGGTGCGCTCGTGCCTGCTGTTCGCGGTGCAGGCCGACGGGCACGAGATCACGACGGTCGAGGCCCTGGGCACGCCCGAGCACCTGTCGCCGCTGCAGCAGGCGTTCCGCGACTACCACGCGCTGCAGTGCGGCTTCTGCACACCGGGCTTCCTGATGAGCGCCCATGCCCTGTTGCGGGACAACCCGCAGGCCTCCGACGAGGAGATCCTGGAGGTGCTCGCCGGCCACCTGTGTCGGTGCACCGGCTACACGTCGATCTTCGACGCCGTGCGGGCGGCGGCCGGGCGGCCGCCCGGGCCGCCGCCCGCAGAGCCCTGGCCCACGCCGACCGGTGCCGGCGCGTCGTCGGCAGCGCCGGACGCCGCCGGGGGGACCGCGCCGACTACGCCCGAGCCGCATGCAGGGTGA
- a CDS encoding xanthine dehydrogenase family protein subunit M, whose protein sequence is MKPAPFQYLAPRTRDEALEALRQFGPDAKVLAGGQSLVPLLAMRLARPAVLVDINRVPDLAFVRAARGAIVIGAMTRQRTVETHPLVATQLPLLREALRWVGHPQIRTRGTIGGSLAHADPAAELPAVASVLGATFKVVSRRRQRTLGCEEFFTGYLTTALEPDELLTEIRFPVPPPRTGWAFQEVARRHGDFALVGVAALVRLDGDRRCIEARLAFTGVGPGPVRVADAEALLVGRALTREAADEAGRAVTAALEPEGDIHASAEYRKHVAGVLAARALLQAAERVQT, encoded by the coding sequence GTGAAACCCGCACCGTTCCAGTACCTGGCACCCCGCACGCGCGACGAGGCCCTGGAGGCGCTGCGCCAGTTCGGCCCCGACGCCAAGGTGCTGGCGGGCGGGCAGAGCCTGGTGCCGCTGCTGGCGATGCGCCTGGCGCGGCCCGCGGTGCTCGTCGACATCAACCGCGTGCCCGACCTGGCGTTCGTCCGGGCCGCCCGCGGGGCGATCGTGATCGGGGCCATGACGCGTCAGCGCACGGTCGAGACCCACCCACTGGTGGCCACGCAGTTGCCCCTGCTGCGCGAGGCCCTGCGGTGGGTCGGGCACCCGCAGATCCGTACCCGCGGTACCATCGGCGGCAGCCTGGCCCACGCCGATCCCGCAGCCGAGCTGCCGGCGGTCGCCTCGGTGCTGGGGGCGACGTTCAAGGTGGTCAGCCGGCGCCGCCAGCGGACGCTTGGCTGTGAGGAGTTCTTCACCGGCTACCTGACCACAGCGCTGGAGCCCGACGAGCTGCTCACCGAGATCCGCTTCCCGGTGCCGCCGCCCAGGACGGGCTGGGCGTTCCAGGAAGTGGCGCGGCGCCACGGCGACTTCGCCCTGGTGGGTGTGGCCGCGCTGGTGCGGCTCGACGGTGACCGGCGGTGCATCGAGGCGCGGCTGGCGTTCACCGGTGTCGGACCCGGACCGGTGCGGGTGGCCGACGCCGAGGCGCTGCTCGTCGGACGCGCGCTCACGCGCGAGGCGGCCGACGAGGCCGGACGCGCGGTGACGGCCGCGCTCGAGCCCGAGGGCGACATCCACGCCAGCGCCGAGTACCGCAAGCACGTGGCCGGCGTGCTGGCGGCGCGGGCGCTCCTGCAGGCGGCAGAGAGGGTGCAGACATGA
- a CDS encoding ATP-binding protein → MRCAKCPERAAVEIRRHRAAFCAPHFLEWFEAQVQRAIERDRMFTRTDRVLVCVSGGKDSLALWDVLLRLGYRAAGLYVHLGIGDYSRVSQEKCVAFAQARDAELLIADLPAEYGMGVDELAAASGRVSCSACGLSKRYLFNKIARDHGFDVVATAHNLDDEAAVLLGNLISGQVEALARQAPVLEGSPAGLVRKVKPLYRLAERETAAYAVLRGIDYIVEECPNSVGARSLLLKEALNLLEREAPGTKQSLYWNFLEKLRPHLAAAPAPVALRACQHCGQPTTTEVCAFCRMTERAAARLRVRRAGAADASVPAGAGSAVSG, encoded by the coding sequence ATGCGGTGTGCCAAGTGCCCGGAGAGGGCCGCGGTCGAGATTCGACGGCACCGAGCGGCGTTCTGCGCCCCGCACTTCCTCGAGTGGTTCGAAGCGCAGGTGCAGCGGGCGATCGAGCGCGACCGGATGTTCACCCGCACCGACCGGGTGCTGGTCTGCGTCTCGGGCGGCAAGGACAGCCTGGCGCTGTGGGACGTCCTGCTGCGTCTGGGCTACCGCGCTGCCGGCCTGTACGTCCACCTGGGCATCGGCGACTACTCCCGCGTCTCGCAGGAGAAGTGCGTGGCCTTCGCGCAGGCGCGCGACGCCGAGCTGCTGATCGCCGACCTCCCCGCCGAGTACGGCATGGGCGTCGACGAGCTGGCGGCAGCCTCGGGCCGGGTGTCGTGCTCGGCGTGCGGGCTCTCGAAGCGCTACCTGTTCAACAAGATCGCGCGCGACCACGGCTTCGACGTCGTCGCCACCGCCCACAACCTGGACGACGAGGCCGCGGTGCTGCTGGGCAACCTGATCAGCGGCCAGGTCGAGGCCCTGGCCCGCCAGGCGCCCGTGCTCGAGGGCTCGCCCGCCGGGCTGGTGCGCAAGGTGAAGCCGCTGTACCGGCTGGCCGAGCGCGAGACCGCCGCCTACGCGGTGCTGCGCGGCATCGACTACATCGTGGAGGAGTGTCCCAACAGCGTCGGTGCCCGGTCGCTGCTGCTCAAGGAGGCGCTGAACCTGCTGGAGCGCGAGGCCCCGGGCACCAAGCAGAGCCTCTACTGGAACTTCCTCGAGAAGCTCCGTCCTCACCTCGCCGCTGCGCCCGCGCCCGTGGCGCTGCGCGCATGCCAGCACTGCGGCCAGCCCACCACCACCGAGGTCTGCGCGTTCTGCCGCATGACCGAGCGGGCCGCGGCGCGGCTGCGGGTGCGGCGGGCGGGGGCTGCCGACGCCAGCGTGCCTGCCGGGGCGGGCTCTGCGGTCAGCGGCTGA